The Candidatus Deferrimicrobium borealis region CCTTCTGCTCGGCGTCGCCAAAGACAAGATCCTTTACCGGAACGTGTTCCTCGGCGACGGCAACAGCCTCGTCCGCACCTTCACCTCCGAGCTCTTCCTGCAGCAGGTCGCCACCCTCGACTTCTCCAACGAGGTCACACCGCAGGAACTCCTCACGTTCTTCCTCTCTCTCCAGCGGCTCCGCGTGGGGAAAAATGGAGGAAGGCTCGACGAGATCCTGAAGGGCGAGGGGGTGCGGGGGATCGGGCTCTATCCGTACAACTACAAGGAGGTTCTCTCGCGAAAGATCCTTACCCCGGGTGAGGAGGTCACCTCCTCCGACCGGGAGGGCGATCTCTGGCGGATGCTCCTCACGGAGAACATTTCTTCCGGGAATGGAGGCGTGGATCTTCCCGGGGAACTCCCGATCCCTCCCGAGATGATTCCTGCCATCCTGCGCAAGGTCAACGCCGCCGCGCGGAAAAGGGACCGCCAGGAGGCCGGGCCGGAGTTCTCCCCCGACGCGCTGTCCCCCGAAATGATCCGGCGGGTCCTGGCCCGCCTCGAGGGCGTATTGCACAAACTCCCGGTCGAGCAGAAAAGCGCGCTCCTCCGATCCATCGACGCGGGCGTTTTGGATGCGGTCGACGGCGACGATAACGATGCAGGTCTCGCGGACCTCGACATCGTCCGGTCGCTGACGGGATCGGATCTGGACGACGAATTCCTCGACATGATGGCCACCCTCCTGGTCGTGGAGGGAAAGAGCGAGAGCCGGATCCGCAGGATCTTCGAGGTCATCGCGACCGAAAGGAACAGGGACGGATCGCTCCTTCCCGCGGTCCAGGGGCGGGTCCGCGAGAGCGTCCGCACGAAGAACTACTACGCCCAGAAGGCTTGGGAAGCCATCGAGGGGCTCCTCCTCCGGCGAACCGAGGCGGCCTATATCGGGCAGGACCACTCCTCCCTCCTGGACAAGCTGTCGAACCTCGAAACGTCGCCGGGCGCGACGGCCGAAGGAGTCCCGCAGGCCGACCCCGCGGTCCTGGCGGAATTCGAGGAGGAGAACCTCCACCTCAAGGGAGCCTGCGTTCTGCTGGAGCTGCTCGCGGAAGAAGAGGGCGAGGGGGAGTTCCTGGAACTGCTCGAGGTGATCCGGAAGATCATCCCCAACCTGATTTCGCGGAGGGAGCTCCCCCTCCTGAAGACCCTGCTCTCCACCCTGACGGAAGTGCACCGGAACACCCCGGAAAACAGGAAGCCCGCGATCGAACGCGTGGTCGGCGAGCTGGATTTCGCCCACATGATCGACCTCTACCTCTCGCCCGCCGTATCGAAGCTGGAAAAGGGGCGGATCGAGGAGATCCTCGTCTCCTTCGTCGGGGTGTCCATCGGGGACTTCCTCGACCGGCTGCTGATGGAAACGGATCAGGGAAACCGGAAGGCCCTCCTTTCCCTCGCATTCCGGTTCGACGCGGAAGCCATCCCCGCGATCCGGGGGAAGCTCAACGAACCCCACTGGTATTTCGTGCGGAACCTGTGCCTCATCCTTGGACGGATCGGCGACCCTTCCGGGGTTCCCGATCTGGTCCGGCTGCTCGACCACCAGGACTTCCGGGTGAGGAAGGAGGCCATCCTCGCCCTCGGAGAGCTGCGGGCCCCCGAATCGATCCCTTTCCTCGGGAGAATCCTCTTCCACGAAACGCTCCTGCAAACCGCCAGGGAGGAGTCGCTCCGGATCGACGCCGCCAATGCCATTTTCCGGTGCGGCGGCACGAGGGGGGTCGCCCTCCTCCACCGGGGAACGGAGTGCAGCCGGAAGAAGGTCAGGGAGCATTGCGCGGCCCTCCTCGGGACCCTGGGAGGGAATAAATGACGAGGGACACCCTCTTTCATGTCGTTTCCGACCTCGCGCTGGCGATCCAGGGGGCGTCCGCCTACCCCGAAAACCACCCGCGCGTTCAGGAGCTCCTGGTCCGCCTCCACCACCGCGTCCAGGCCGAGGCTTCCCTGCTGCGCGGGCTGAACATCGGCTTTTTCCACGATCATATCGTGGTGGACGAGTTCCCGTTCGTGGAACCGAACCCCGCGTTCACCCGCCTGATCGAACGGATGCGGGGGAAGGGAATCGAGAAGATCCTGATCTC contains the following coding sequences:
- a CDS encoding HEAT repeat domain-containing protein: MESTAQGPDVRRIERLAVEMALTFNWISMYQAGHPSLAGRVEKLHRNLADVVPEEPSGHLLLGVAKDKILYRNVFLGDGNSLVRTFTSELFLQQVATLDFSNEVTPQELLTFFLSLQRLRVGKNGGRLDEILKGEGVRGIGLYPYNYKEVLSRKILTPGEEVTSSDREGDLWRMLLTENISSGNGGVDLPGELPIPPEMIPAILRKVNAAARKRDRQEAGPEFSPDALSPEMIRRVLARLEGVLHKLPVEQKSALLRSIDAGVLDAVDGDDNDAGLADLDIVRSLTGSDLDDEFLDMMATLLVVEGKSESRIRRIFEVIATERNRDGSLLPAVQGRVRESVRTKNYYAQKAWEAIEGLLLRRTEAAYIGQDHSSLLDKLSNLETSPGATAEGVPQADPAVLAEFEEENLHLKGACVLLELLAEEEGEGEFLELLEVIRKIIPNLISRRELPLLKTLLSTLTEVHRNTPENRKPAIERVVGELDFAHMIDLYLSPAVSKLEKGRIEEILVSFVGVSIGDFLDRLLMETDQGNRKALLSLAFRFDAEAIPAIRGKLNEPHWYFVRNLCLILGRIGDPSGVPDLVRLLDHQDFRVRKEAILALGELRAPESIPFLGRILFHETLLQTAREESLRIDAANAIFRCGGTRGVALLHRGTECSRKKVREHCAALLGTLGGNK